One region of Rhizoctonia solani chromosome 9, complete sequence genomic DNA includes:
- a CDS encoding Retrovirus-related Pol polyprotein from transposon TNT 1-94, with the protein MEYYSETIPKWADPSRNLHQKDPQHIANPHIWLQGMGTHTHNKQTKQARSIKCQYLGFTLNQKAHILVDVEVVTVEQSSRKILTSQDVVFNKGGESRQQIIIEDFEKPKWNAKQVGDKKESKTHTREVKISVSKTDEKIQRDRPMVKIDLESKASTTLPHQLRAQSPETCKPTPEPPAQPCCLTQRICLPEWYGARTNKHTKYAYMSVINKPPKTFKEAMERLDFHLWLAAMIDKIDLITKHRVWKQANCPTDKNVVECQWVLTYKRGPNGKIVQYKA; encoded by the exons ATGGAATATTACTCTGAAACAATTCCTAAATGGGCAGACCCCTCAAGAAATCTTCACCAGAAAGATCCCCAACATATTGCAAATCCACATATTTGGTTGCAAGGCATGGGCACGCATACCCACAATAAACAAACCAAGCAAGCAAGGTCAATCAAATGCCAATATTTAGGGTTCACGCTGAATCAAAAGGCACACATACTGGTAgatgtt gaggttgtaacagtaGAGCAGTCAAGCAGGAAGATCCTCACCTCACAAGATGTTGTATTCAACAAGGGCGGTGAATCACGTCAACAAATTATCATTGAGGATTTTGAAAAGCCCAAATGGAACGCCAAGCAAGTGGGTGACAAGAAAGAATCAAAAACACATACCAGGGAAGTCAAAATTTCAGTCTCAAAAACAGATGAGAAAATCCAAAGAGACAGACCTATGGTCAAAATTGATTTGGAGTCCAAAGCATCTACTACATTGCCTCACCAATTGCGCGCACAGTCCCCAGAGACTTGCAAACCAACGCCTGAACCTCCTGCTCAACCTTGTTGTTTGACTCAACGCATTTGCCTGCCAGAATGGTACGGTGCAAGGACAAACAAACACACCAAGTACGCCTATATGTCAGTAATCAACAAACCACCCAAGACGTTCAAAGAAGCAATGGAAAGGCTGGATTTTCACCTCTGGTTAGCTGCAATGATTGACAAAATTGACTTGATTACCAAACACAGAGTCTGGAAACAAGCAAATTGTCCAACAGACAAGAATGTTGTGGAATGTCAATGGGTTCTCACATATAAACGTGGACCCAATGGCAAAATTGTTCAATACAAAGCCTGA